From the Diospyros lotus cultivar Yz01 chromosome 13, ASM1463336v1, whole genome shotgun sequence genome, one window contains:
- the LOC127789079 gene encoding tubulin beta-5 chain-like, producing the protein MREILHVQGGQCGNQIGSKFWEVVCDEHGIDPTGRYVGTSDLQLERVNVYYNEASCGRFVPRAVLMDLEPGTMDSVRTGPYGQIFRPDNFVFGQSGAGNNWAKGHYTEGAELIDSVLDVVRKEAENCDCLQGFQVCHSLGGGTGSGMGTLLISKIREEYPDRMMLTFSVFPSPKVSDTVVEPYNATLSVHQLVENADECMVLDNEALYDICFRTLKLTTPSFGDLNHLISATMSGVTCCLRFPGQLNSDLRKLAVNLIPFPRLHFFMVGFAPLTSRGSQQYRALTVPELTQQMWDSKNMMCAADPRHGRYLTASAMFRGKMSTKEVDEQMINVQNKNSSYFVEWIPNNVKSSVCDIPPRGLSMAATFIGNSTSIQEMFRRVSEQFTAMFRRKAFLHWYTGEGMDEMEFTEAESNMNDLVSEYQQYQDATADEEGEYEDEEEEGIENM; encoded by the exons atgagagagattcTTCATGTGCAAGGTGGACAATGTGGAAACCAGATTGGGTCAAAATTTTGGGAAGTTGTTTGTGACGAACATGGTATAGATCCAACTGGAAGATATGTCGGAACTTCAGATCTGCAACTGGAACGTGTTAATGTGTACTACAACGAGGCTTCCTGTGGGAGGTTTGTTCCTCGTGCTGTGCTCATGGATCTTGAGCCTGGTACCATGGACAGTGTTCGCACTGGTCCCTATGGTCAGATCTTCCGCCCCGATAACTTTGTTTTTGGTCAGTCTGGTGCTGGGAACAACTGGGCAAAAGGACATTACACTGAAGGTGCCGAACTTATTGATTCAGTGCTTGATGTTGTGAGGAAGGAGGCAGAGAACTGTGATTGTCTTCAAG GCTTTCAAGTTTGCCACTCTCTGGGTGGAGGAACGGGTTCTGGGATGGGTACCTTGCTAATCTCAAAGATTAGAGAGGAATATCCTGACAGGATGATGCTCACATTCTCCGTATTTCCATCTCCAAAGGTGTCTGATACAGTGGTTGAGCCATACAATGCCACCCTTTCTGTTCATCAACTTGTTGAGAATGCAGATGAGTGCATGGTGCTTGATAATGAAGCCCTGTATGATATCTGTTTCAGGACTCTTAAGCTGACCACTCCAAGCT TTGGTGACCTGAACCATTTGATATCTGCAACCATGAGTGGGGTGACTTGCTGCCTCCGTTTCCCCGGTCAACTCAACTCTGACCTCCGAAAGCTCGCTGTGAACTTAATCCCCTTCCCCCGTCTTCACTTTTTCATGGTGGGTTTTGCTCCCCTTACCTCACGTGGTTCCCAGCAATACCGCGCCCTTACAGTCCCTGAGCTGACTCAGCAAATGTGGGATTCAAAGAACATGATGTGTGCTGCTGATCCGCGTCACGGTCGCTACCTCACTGCCTCAGCCATGTTCAGGGGTAAAATGAGCACAAAAGAGGTGGATGAACAAATGATTAATGTTCAGAATAAGAACTCTTCTTACTTTGTGGAGTGGATCCCTAACAATGTGAAATCTAGTGTGTGTGATATTCCACCGAGGGGACTCTCCATGGCCGCCACCTTCATTGGAAATTCGACCTCCATCCAGGAAATGTTCAGGAGAGTGAGTGAGCAGTTCACTGCTATGTTCAGGAGAAAGGCTTTCTTGCATTGGTACACTGGAGAAGGTATGGACGAAATGGAGTTCACAGAAGCTGAGAGCAATATGAATGATCTCGTGTCTGAGTACCAGCAGTATCAGGATGCTACTGCCGATGAGGAGGGTGAATATGAggatgaggaggaagaaggtATAGAGAATATGTGA
- the LOC127788258 gene encoding G2/mitotic-specific cyclin S13-7-like, which translates to MASRPAVQQKNMAFPGEAVAAGGKQNKKADAQGRNRRALGDIGNLVPTVRGIDAKQISRPVTRGFCAQILANAQGENQKLQKAVPDGAIAAAPKAAQRKVTVKPKPQTVIEISPDTEEDKVKKERPANKKKPEQGYARKKAQSLTSVLTARSKAACGLIEKPKLDIVDIDAADVENDLAVVEYVEDIYKFYKLAENEIRVHDYMDSQPEINDKMRSILVDWLIEVHHKFELMPETLYLTVNIVDRYLASKAVSRRELQLLGVAAMLIASKYEEIWAPEVNDFVCISDRAYTNEQVLVMEKNILGRLEWNLTVPTPYVFLARFIKASVPDQDVENMVYFLGELGIMGYDAIIFCPSMLAASAVYAARCTLSKSPLWNETLKLHTGFSEPQLMDCAKLLVGFHSGAAESKLKAIYRKYSKPEKGSVALLPPAKALLATS; encoded by the exons ATGGCTTCAAGACCAGCTGTTCAACAGAAAAACATGG CATTCCCAGGAGAGGCAGTTGCCGCCGGTGGGAAGCAGAACAAAAAGGCCGATGCCCAAGGAAGAAATCGCCGGGCTCTAGGCGATATCGGTAACCTAGTCCCTACTGTTCGAGGAATCGATGCCAAGCAGATCTCTCGCCCTGTCACAAG GGGTTTCTGTGCCCAAATACTTGCCAATGCACAAGGCGAAAACCAGAAGTTGCAGAAAGCGGTCCCAGATGGAGCCATTGCCGCAGCCCCAAAGGCCGCTCAGAGGAAAGTCACCGTAAAGCCGAAGCCCCAAACCGTGATTGAAATAAGTCCTGATACTGAAGAAGACAAGGTCAAGAAGGAGAGGCCTGCCAACAAGAAGAAGCCAGAACAAGGGTACGCCAGGAAGAAGGCCCAATCTCTTACTTCTGTCCTCACTGCTCGAAGCAAG GCTGCTTGCGGGTTAATTGAGAAGCCAAAACTGGATATTGTGGATATTGATGCTGCCGATGTGGAAAACGATTTGGCCGTCGTTGAATACGTTGAAGATATATACAAGTTCTACAAGCTCGCAGAg AATGAAATCAGAGTTCACGATTACATGGACTCGCAGCCGGAGATCAACGACAAAATGAGATCCATTCTGGTGGATTGGCTGATAGAAGTTCACCACAAGTTCGAGCTGATGCCGGAGACTCTGTACCTGACCGTAAACATCGTCGATCGATACCTCGCTTCGAAGGCGGTGTCGAGGAGGGAGCTACAGTTACTGGGCGTCGCCGCCATGCTCATCGCCTCCAAATACGAAGAAATTTGGGCCCCGGAAGTGAACGATTTCGTCTGCATCTCGGACAGAGCTTACACCAACGAACAGGTTCTGGTTATGGAGAAAAACATCCTGGGAAGGCTCGAATGGAACCTTACTGTCCCCACACCTTACGTCTTCCTCGCCCGCTTCATAAAAGCGTCGGTCCCTGATCAGGAC GTTGAAAACATGGTGTATTTTCTGGGGGAGCTGGGGATTATGGGCTACGACGCCATAATCTTCTGCCCGTCGATGCTGGCCGCCTCGGCCGTGTACGCCGCTCGGTGCACCCTCAGCAAGAGCCCCCTCTGGAACGAGACGCTGAAGCTGCACACTGGCTTCTCAGAGCCACAGCTGAT GGACTGTGCCAAGCTTCTGGTTGGTTTCCACTCGGGAGCAGCAGAAAGCAAGCTCAAGGCCATCTATAGGAAGTACTCGAAGCCTGAGAAGGGCAGCGTTGCATTGCTGCCACCGGCCAAAGCCCTTTTGGCTACATCATGA
- the LOC127788837 gene encoding G2/mitotic-specific cyclin S13-7-like isoform X1, with the protein MASRPVVEHNNMEAVAGEAVAAGGKQKKNADAQGRNRRALGDIGNLVPTVRGIDAKQISRPVTRSFCAQLLANAQAAAAAENKKLQKGVPDGAIVAQPADAGKGVAVTKAVQRKVAVKPKPETVIEISPDAEEDAKKEKRANKKRPEQGGASDRKKAQSLTSVLTARSKAACGLAEKAKQQVVDIDAADVDNDLAAVEYVEDIYKFYKLAENESRVHDYMDSQPEINERMRSILVDWLIEVHLKFELMPETLYLTANIVDRYLASTTVRRRELQLLGMAAMLIASKYEEIWAPEVNDFVCISDRAYTNEQVLVMEKSILGSLEWNLTVPTPYVFLARFIKASVPDQDVENMAYFLGELGIMGYDAIIFCPSMLAASAVYAARCTLSKSPLWNETLKLHTGFSEPQLMDCAKLLVGFHSGAAESKLKAIYRKYSKPEKGSVALLPPAKALLAATTS; encoded by the exons ATGGCGTCAAGACCCGTTGTTGAACATAATAACATGG AAGCAGTCGCAGGTGAGGCGGTTGCTGCCGGCGGGAAGCAGAAGAAAAACGCCGATGCCCAAGGAAGAAACCGCCGGGCTCTCGGCGATATCGGCAACCTTGTCCCTACTGTTCGAGGAATCGATGCCAAACAGATCTCCCGCCCCGTCACAAG GAGTTTCTGCGCCCAGTTACTTGCGAATGCACAAGCTGCCGCGGCAGCTGAAAACAAGAAGTTGCAGAAAGGTGTCCCAGATGGAGCCATTGTTGCTCAACCAGCCGACGCCGGAAAAGGAGTTGCCGTGACGAAGGCGGTACAGAGGAAAGTCGCCGTCAAGCCGAAACCCGAAACCGTGATTGAGATAAGTCCAGACGCTGAAGAAGATGCCAAGAAGGAAAAGCGTGCGAACAAGAAAAGGCCAGAGCAAGGTGGAGCGTCTGACAGAAAGAAGGCCCAGTCTCTTACTTCAGTCCTTACTGCTCGAAGCAAG GCTGCTTGCGGGTTAGCTGAGAAGGCAAAGCAGCAGGTTGTGGACATTGATGCTGCGGATGTGGATAACGATTTGGCCGCCGTTGAATACGTTGAAGATATATACAAGTTCTACAAGCTGGCAGAG AATGAGAGCAGAGTCCACGATTACATGGACTCACAACCGGAGATCAACGAGAGAATGAGATCCATTCTGGTGGATTGGCTGATAGAAGTTCACCTCAAGTTCGAGCTGATGCCGGAGACTCTGTATCTGACCGCAAACATCGTTGATCGGTACCTTGCTTCGACGACGGTGCGGAGGCGGGAGCTGCAGCTTCTGGGCATGGCCGCCATGCTCATCGCCTCCAAATACGAGGAAATCTGGGCCCCGGAAGTGAACGATTTCGTCTGCATCTCCGACAGAGCTTACACCAACGAACAGGTGTTGGTAATGGAGAAAAGCATCCTGGGAAGTCTCGAATGGAACCTCACTGTCCCCACGCCTTACGTCTTCCTCGCCCGCTTCATCAAGGCCTCGGTCCCCGACCAAGAC GTTGAAAACATGGCGTATTTTCTGGGGGAGTTGGGGATTATGGGCTACGACGCCATAATCTTCTGCCCGTCGATGCTGGCCGCCTCGGCCGTGTACGCCGCTCGGTGCACCCTCAGCAAGAGCCCCCTCTGGAACGAGACGCTGAAGCTGCACACTGGCTTCTCAGAGCCACAGCTGAT GGACTGTGCCAAGCTTCTGGTTGGTTTCCACTCGGGAGCAGCAGAAAGCAAGCTCAAGGCCATCTATAGGAAGTACTCGAAGCCTGAGAAGGGCAGCGTTGCATTGCTGCCACCGGCCAAAGCTTTGTTGGCCGCCACCACATCATGA
- the LOC127788837 gene encoding G2/mitotic-specific cyclin S13-7-like isoform X2: MASRPVVEHNNMAVAGEAVAAGGKQKKNADAQGRNRRALGDIGNLVPTVRGIDAKQISRPVTRSFCAQLLANAQAAAAAENKKLQKGVPDGAIVAQPADAGKGVAVTKAVQRKVAVKPKPETVIEISPDAEEDAKKEKRANKKRPEQGGASDRKKAQSLTSVLTARSKAACGLAEKAKQQVVDIDAADVDNDLAAVEYVEDIYKFYKLAENESRVHDYMDSQPEINERMRSILVDWLIEVHLKFELMPETLYLTANIVDRYLASTTVRRRELQLLGMAAMLIASKYEEIWAPEVNDFVCISDRAYTNEQVLVMEKSILGSLEWNLTVPTPYVFLARFIKASVPDQDVENMAYFLGELGIMGYDAIIFCPSMLAASAVYAARCTLSKSPLWNETLKLHTGFSEPQLMDCAKLLVGFHSGAAESKLKAIYRKYSKPEKGSVALLPPAKALLAATTS; the protein is encoded by the exons ATGGCGTCAAGACCCGTTGTTGAACATAATAACATGG CAGTCGCAGGTGAGGCGGTTGCTGCCGGCGGGAAGCAGAAGAAAAACGCCGATGCCCAAGGAAGAAACCGCCGGGCTCTCGGCGATATCGGCAACCTTGTCCCTACTGTTCGAGGAATCGATGCCAAACAGATCTCCCGCCCCGTCACAAG GAGTTTCTGCGCCCAGTTACTTGCGAATGCACAAGCTGCCGCGGCAGCTGAAAACAAGAAGTTGCAGAAAGGTGTCCCAGATGGAGCCATTGTTGCTCAACCAGCCGACGCCGGAAAAGGAGTTGCCGTGACGAAGGCGGTACAGAGGAAAGTCGCCGTCAAGCCGAAACCCGAAACCGTGATTGAGATAAGTCCAGACGCTGAAGAAGATGCCAAGAAGGAAAAGCGTGCGAACAAGAAAAGGCCAGAGCAAGGTGGAGCGTCTGACAGAAAGAAGGCCCAGTCTCTTACTTCAGTCCTTACTGCTCGAAGCAAG GCTGCTTGCGGGTTAGCTGAGAAGGCAAAGCAGCAGGTTGTGGACATTGATGCTGCGGATGTGGATAACGATTTGGCCGCCGTTGAATACGTTGAAGATATATACAAGTTCTACAAGCTGGCAGAG AATGAGAGCAGAGTCCACGATTACATGGACTCACAACCGGAGATCAACGAGAGAATGAGATCCATTCTGGTGGATTGGCTGATAGAAGTTCACCTCAAGTTCGAGCTGATGCCGGAGACTCTGTATCTGACCGCAAACATCGTTGATCGGTACCTTGCTTCGACGACGGTGCGGAGGCGGGAGCTGCAGCTTCTGGGCATGGCCGCCATGCTCATCGCCTCCAAATACGAGGAAATCTGGGCCCCGGAAGTGAACGATTTCGTCTGCATCTCCGACAGAGCTTACACCAACGAACAGGTGTTGGTAATGGAGAAAAGCATCCTGGGAAGTCTCGAATGGAACCTCACTGTCCCCACGCCTTACGTCTTCCTCGCCCGCTTCATCAAGGCCTCGGTCCCCGACCAAGAC GTTGAAAACATGGCGTATTTTCTGGGGGAGTTGGGGATTATGGGCTACGACGCCATAATCTTCTGCCCGTCGATGCTGGCCGCCTCGGCCGTGTACGCCGCTCGGTGCACCCTCAGCAAGAGCCCCCTCTGGAACGAGACGCTGAAGCTGCACACTGGCTTCTCAGAGCCACAGCTGAT GGACTGTGCCAAGCTTCTGGTTGGTTTCCACTCGGGAGCAGCAGAAAGCAAGCTCAAGGCCATCTATAGGAAGTACTCGAAGCCTGAGAAGGGCAGCGTTGCATTGCTGCCACCGGCCAAAGCTTTGTTGGCCGCCACCACATCATGA
- the LOC127788838 gene encoding transcription factor MYBC1-like — translation MREEDCNWFSKWEEELPSPEELMPLSQTLITPDLAIAFDIPNPNSSSQPQAPPPPPPPPPPPSSAEFDSAELGTGSAGDEPARTLKRPRLVWTPQLHKRFVDAVAHLGIKNAVPKTIMQLMSVDGLTRENVASHLQKYRLYLKRMQGISTGGGANGAAGGAGGALAPGGDPATDHLFASSPVPPHFLPYVPVAALQHHPQMAAVAGHPQLQSPYRQMGHYGSQPHGQFEHPFISRQSQPVQRMGAPLHNSVASYAEDVDSGTAVNGRKVLTLFPTGED, via the coding sequence ATGAGGGAAGAGGATTGTAATTGGTTCTCCAAGTGGGAAGAGGAGCTGCCGTCGCCGGAAGAGCTTATGCCCTTGTCTCAAACCCTGATTACGCCCGATCTCGCCATCGCTTTCGATATTCCAAACCCCAATAGTAGCTCCCAACCACAAgccccgccgccgccgcctcctccgcctccgcctcctTCGTCGGCGGAATTCGACTCGGCCGAGCTGGGAACGGGATCCGCCGGCGACGAGCCCGCCCGGACCCTCAAACGGCCACGCCTCGTCTGGACGCCGCAGCTCCACAAGCGGTTCGTGGACGCCGTAGCCCACTTGGGCATCAAGAACGCCGTCCCCAAGACCATAATGCAGCTCATGAGCGTCGACGGCTTGACGCGCGAGAACGTCGCCAGCCATCTCCAGAAGTACCGCCTCTACTTGAAGCGTATGCAAGGGATTTCGACAGGAGGAGGCGCCAACGGCGCTGCCGGTGGCGCTGGCGGAGCGTTGGCTCCCGGCGGGGACCCCGCCACCGATCATTTGTTCGCGAGCTCGCCGGTGCCGCCGCATTTCTTGCCGTATGTTCCGGTGGCGGCGCTGCAGCACCACCCGCAGATGGCGGCGGTGGCTGGGCATCCGCAGCTGCAGTCGCCGTATCGGCAAATGGGGCATTATGGGTCGCAGCCGCACGGGCAATTCGAGCATCCGTTTATCAGTAGGCAATCACAGCCTGTTCAAAGAATGGGGGCGCCACTGCACAATTCTGTAGCTTCCTACGCGGAGGACGTTGATTCGGGCACGGCGGTGAATGGGAGGAAAGTCCTCACTCTGTTTCCAACTGGGGAGGATTGA
- the LOC127788837 gene encoding G2/mitotic-specific cyclin S13-7-like isoform X3: MASRPVVEHNNMVAGEAVAAGGKQKKNADAQGRNRRALGDIGNLVPTVRGIDAKQISRPVTRSFCAQLLANAQAAAAAENKKLQKGVPDGAIVAQPADAGKGVAVTKAVQRKVAVKPKPETVIEISPDAEEDAKKEKRANKKRPEQGGASDRKKAQSLTSVLTARSKAACGLAEKAKQQVVDIDAADVDNDLAAVEYVEDIYKFYKLAENESRVHDYMDSQPEINERMRSILVDWLIEVHLKFELMPETLYLTANIVDRYLASTTVRRRELQLLGMAAMLIASKYEEIWAPEVNDFVCISDRAYTNEQVLVMEKSILGSLEWNLTVPTPYVFLARFIKASVPDQDVENMAYFLGELGIMGYDAIIFCPSMLAASAVYAARCTLSKSPLWNETLKLHTGFSEPQLMDCAKLLVGFHSGAAESKLKAIYRKYSKPEKGSVALLPPAKALLAATTS, from the exons ATGGCGTCAAGACCCGTTGTTGAACATAATAACATGG TCGCAGGTGAGGCGGTTGCTGCCGGCGGGAAGCAGAAGAAAAACGCCGATGCCCAAGGAAGAAACCGCCGGGCTCTCGGCGATATCGGCAACCTTGTCCCTACTGTTCGAGGAATCGATGCCAAACAGATCTCCCGCCCCGTCACAAG GAGTTTCTGCGCCCAGTTACTTGCGAATGCACAAGCTGCCGCGGCAGCTGAAAACAAGAAGTTGCAGAAAGGTGTCCCAGATGGAGCCATTGTTGCTCAACCAGCCGACGCCGGAAAAGGAGTTGCCGTGACGAAGGCGGTACAGAGGAAAGTCGCCGTCAAGCCGAAACCCGAAACCGTGATTGAGATAAGTCCAGACGCTGAAGAAGATGCCAAGAAGGAAAAGCGTGCGAACAAGAAAAGGCCAGAGCAAGGTGGAGCGTCTGACAGAAAGAAGGCCCAGTCTCTTACTTCAGTCCTTACTGCTCGAAGCAAG GCTGCTTGCGGGTTAGCTGAGAAGGCAAAGCAGCAGGTTGTGGACATTGATGCTGCGGATGTGGATAACGATTTGGCCGCCGTTGAATACGTTGAAGATATATACAAGTTCTACAAGCTGGCAGAG AATGAGAGCAGAGTCCACGATTACATGGACTCACAACCGGAGATCAACGAGAGAATGAGATCCATTCTGGTGGATTGGCTGATAGAAGTTCACCTCAAGTTCGAGCTGATGCCGGAGACTCTGTATCTGACCGCAAACATCGTTGATCGGTACCTTGCTTCGACGACGGTGCGGAGGCGGGAGCTGCAGCTTCTGGGCATGGCCGCCATGCTCATCGCCTCCAAATACGAGGAAATCTGGGCCCCGGAAGTGAACGATTTCGTCTGCATCTCCGACAGAGCTTACACCAACGAACAGGTGTTGGTAATGGAGAAAAGCATCCTGGGAAGTCTCGAATGGAACCTCACTGTCCCCACGCCTTACGTCTTCCTCGCCCGCTTCATCAAGGCCTCGGTCCCCGACCAAGAC GTTGAAAACATGGCGTATTTTCTGGGGGAGTTGGGGATTATGGGCTACGACGCCATAATCTTCTGCCCGTCGATGCTGGCCGCCTCGGCCGTGTACGCCGCTCGGTGCACCCTCAGCAAGAGCCCCCTCTGGAACGAGACGCTGAAGCTGCACACTGGCTTCTCAGAGCCACAGCTGAT GGACTGTGCCAAGCTTCTGGTTGGTTTCCACTCGGGAGCAGCAGAAAGCAAGCTCAAGGCCATCTATAGGAAGTACTCGAAGCCTGAGAAGGGCAGCGTTGCATTGCTGCCACCGGCCAAAGCTTTGTTGGCCGCCACCACATCATGA